A single region of the Anticarsia gemmatalis isolate Benzon Research Colony breed Stoneville strain chromosome 11, ilAntGemm2 primary, whole genome shotgun sequence genome encodes:
- the LOC142976745 gene encoding catalase-like: protein MRGVVVFVCLCAIVEHVSCYRYHNETLPDAASQQLTEFRNLHPNPIGVTTKVSGEPLDIRDFTTMNTDIFISRNHFRLTSHFVRERIPERIVHAKGIGAFGYFEVTHDVSKYIKSDVFNGIGKKTPVVARYSSVVQNLGGSDLVPETKAMALKFYTQEGNLDLICLHLPIFLYRDPIIFQKFTHAFKRNPRTDLIDNTARWDLLTLHPDPLHTVLWLASDFGLPDGYRKMDAFAEHVYEVYNKHGDRYYVKFNFRTEQGLFNLTTAQAQAIGVNDPDYFNRDLYNAIAAKQYPTWRLEMDILTMDDLLKVDYDPFDMTRLWKRGTYHTVTVGRLVINQRAENNFRDIDQSAFCPSNLVPGIKGPLDLVFRARKIFYPDTQNYRLGVNHDNIRVNAPLYDKTYSRDGKPPVADNMKDAPNYFPNSFNGPMPYVDEARSSEDITVYHRNAFDLQPMAEFYNEIVDSDAHRQRVANGLANSLRTVPRDLEKKAMRILTLISRDLGRRVRVTLAALRAEDVAERRSRIAQCLDDVNRRNAERFDKYIKSYSNMHT, encoded by the exons ATGAGGGGCGTTGTTGTGTTCGTTTGTTTGTGTGCTATTGTGGAACATGTGTCGTGCTACCGTTACCACAATGAGACGCTGCCGGACGCCGCGTCGCAACAGTTGACTGAGTTCAGAAATCTGCACCCG AATCCTATTGGTGTGACAACTAAAGTGAGCGGCGAACCTTTAGACATAAGGGACTTTACGACGATGAACACAGACATTTTCATAAGCAGAAACCACTTTCGGCTCACGTCTCATTTCGTCAGGGAAAGAATACCGGAGCGTATCGTGCACGCTAAGGGTATCGGCGCCTTCGGATACTTCGAGGTGACGCACGATGTATCAAAGTATATCAAGTCTGATGTGTTCAACGGAATCGGGAAGAAGACCCCAGTAGTGGCGCGGTATTCCTCGGTCGTGCAGAACCTCGGCGGATCAGACCTTGTACCAGAAACGAAAGCAATGGCTCTTAAATTCTACACCCAAGAAGGAAATCTTGATCTCATTTGCTTGCATTTACCCATTTTCTTGTACAGAGATCCTATCATCTTCCAAAAGTTCACACATGCTTTCAAAAGGAATCCAAGAACTGATTTGATCGATAACACGGCGAGATGGGACCTTCTGACGTTGCATCCTGATCCTCTACATACAGTTTTATGGCTAGCGTCCGACTTTGGGTTACCCGATGGATACAGAAAGATGGACGCATTCGCTGAACACGTCTATGAAGTATACAATAAGCATGGTGATAGATATTACGTGAAATTTAACTTCAGAACGGAACAAGGCTTGTTCAATCTTACCACTGCCCAAGCGCAAGCGATCGGCGTTAACGATCCTGACTACTTTAACAGAGACCTTTACAATGCGATTGCTGCTAAACAATATCCTACTTGGAGATTAGAAATGGATATTCTTACCATGGATGATTTGTTAAAAGTTGATTACGATCCGTTTGATATGACGAGGCTGTGGAAACGAGGAACATATCACACTGTTACAGTCGGCCGGTTAGTTATCAACCAACGCGCTGAGAATAACTTCAGAGACATCGACCAAAGTGCCTTCTGTCCTTCCAACTTGGTTCCCGGCATCAAGGGACCACTTGACCTTGTATTCAGAGCTCGTAAGATCTTTTACCCGGACACTCAGAACTATCGTTTAGGAGTGAATCACGACAACATAAGAGTAAATGCTCCGCTATACGACAAGACTTATAGTCGTGATGGAAAGCCACCTGTTGCTGATAACATGAAAGACGCGCCTAATTACTTCCCTAATTCATTCAATGGTCCCATGCCGTACGTGGACGAGGCTCGCTCTTCAGAAGATATAACTGTTTATCACAGAAATGCGTTTGATTTGCAACCGATGGCAGAATTTTACAATGAAATTGTAGACAGCGATGCACACAGGCAGAGGGTTGCGAATGGGTTGGCGAATTCCTTGAGGACCGTACCTCGGGATCTAGAAAAGAAAGCGATGCGTATTTTGACGTTAATAAGCAGAGATTTGGGAAGACGCGTGAGGGTAACGTTAGCAGCTCTGAGAGCTGAGGACGTCGCTGAAAGACGCAGTAGAATTGCGCAATGTTTGGACGATGTTAACCGAAGGAATGCTGAGAGATTCGACAAGTACATTAAGTCGTACTCAAATATGCACACGTAA